A window of Phragmites australis chromosome 15, lpPhrAust1.1, whole genome shotgun sequence genomic DNA:
CCACGACTTCATGGCGTCACGTAAGGGGATCCCGATCCATATATGTTCTAGTCTAATGATTGAGCGCAAAACTATTTAATTGAAAAAGAATCATGTATAGCACACATGCCTCAGCAGTGGGTTGGATCCATCTTGAGTTAGACTTCCAGGCTAGATCATATTGATTCTTTCAACGTTGTCTCTGTAAAAATCTTCTTTTGGCCAGTTACTAAATTTCAGTAGCAAGCACAAATGGTAAAATGGCCTTACATCTCTCAAATATCGATAGCAAATTCACTATTGAGTTAGTCTAATTGCTTTTAGTTAGCAATTATAGTCCTAAACAAAGTAGATTGAAGGTGGAGACAAAAATGACAAGAACCAAAGCGCCATGGTGACCATCTCTCAAGCAATACTAGAAGACATGATGTCCATTGTGGACATGGTGACAGCAAAGGAAGCTCAGGAAGCGATTCAAGAGATGCAAATTGGTGAAGATCATGTCAAGAAGGCACACACACACATGCTGAAACAGCAAATGAACTAGTTGTCACTACCACAGAAAATATCATCCGCACCCCCTCTTCATTGCTAGTTCAAatataaccggcagtgataacatatcactatcggttcataagctTCAGCCACATATAAAAAGTTGAGCTAgcaagaaccgacaatgataataatTAATTCCGCTGGTTAGTAATACGAACCGAAAGTGATGTATCCGCTGAATCTGCTATCGCCTCCACTGCTTACTCCTAGGACGCCTCCCACACCCGCATCCTCATCCAGTGAGGAGTAGGCCCCGCCAGATGAGGTGTTGCCTACCTCGTTTGATTATGGCATTTTGCCACCTGGATCCCCACGTCAGATGATGAGGTGTGGGATAAGTTCATCAACAAGCCGCTGAGGGCCAAGAAGGCCCAGAAGAGTTCATTGGAGGagggtgaggaggaggaagatgacacCGACGCTAATGATGATGACATcggtgatgatgatggcaaTGCCAGCGACGACGGTGGTGACAAAGACGATGATGATGGGGGTGACAAGGACGACGTTGATGACGATGACAAGgatgatgctaatgatgatgGTAGCGGCGACGAGGACAACGACAATGCCGACGATGATGAGGCCGCGGATTTCCATTCGTAGGTCGAGTTCCAACTCGAGCACAACTACTAGCTAGCTAGTTAGCTAGGTTAGACAACGCACATGTTAGGGTTTTCGCGCACCTTAGGGTTTTCGCGCACGTTAGGGTTTTGCACTATCATCTACATGATGGCAGTTTTTGCTAAAATTAGTATAAATAATAGTAACATGATCATTAATGCATGAatgtttaatttttatttttttattttttttgtcctAGATGAGTATCATTGCTGGTTGGTAGatagaactggcagtgataaccatACAAATCTACCGGAATGACATCAAGGACTGGCAGTGATAGattgtatcactaccggttcatgttacgaatcggcagtgatatgtACAATAATTGCAGGTTCTAGATTATCATTGCTGCTTATTCACCGCCGGTTCAAAAATTGGTAGTGATATCAATTTTGAACTAGtagtgatgatattttctgtagtagtgtgtgcATAGAGAACTTGGAGACAATTAACAAGTACTCCATAAAGCTCACCTCGCCAATGGGTGGGATCTGCTTGCTCAGCGTAAAGCTAGATGAGAGTGATGTTATCGAGAAGTTGTTTGGCTCCAGATCAATTCCTCTATATTATTCAAACAATCCCACAATTCAGCAATATTATGGGAATGTCAGGCTTAGAGGCGATCGGCAATCCCAAGACCTTTGAGGAAGGGCTCAAGGGATGATGACACTCAAAGGAGGGAGGATAGCACCTTCTAGCCAAAGCCAGGTGGGCAACACCACTAAAGGTGGGCGTAACGAAAGAGGTCGTGGACACAGGCACAAACAGGGTGGAGGCCGAGTGGATGGCAAATGTGTCGGTGATGAAACAAAACTGCTTGACTCAGACCCGGCCAAAGTCAATTGCTTCAACTGCAATAACTATGGATGTTTTGCTAAACAATGTCCCAAACCAAACCGCAAAGAAAGTGCTAATCTTGTCATAAAACAAAATGATGATGAACCCACAATGTTGATGGCATATGTTAATTTGTGAGCTCTTCCACACAATACCGGCACCGAATGAGGAGGCATTGTTGCATGAAGAGAAGGTAGTACTAAAGCTTAGTGGCACCCAAAACAAGGCATGGTACATTGATACGAGTACAATTAACCATATGACGAGCTGCATAGAGAAGTTTGTTGAGGCTAGGGGACACGATTCTGATATAGACTCCCTATCTCTTGTGCAACATTCGCCTGATGTACCAGATACACCAAACACACCTAGGACAAGTACGGGATCTAAATTCCGTGGATCATCTTCATCAGGCACTCCGGTAGCTACATTGGGTGCACTGGTGTTGCATGGATCTTCGTTGCCTATGACATCCAAAGTAAGTTCATCAAAAGGACCACACCAGAAGCGTGACATCCAAAGTTTGTAT
This region includes:
- the LOC133892191 gene encoding pheromone-processing carboxypeptidase KEX1-like, giving the protein MVTISQAILEDMMSIVDMVTAKEAQEAIQEMQIDDEVWDKFINKPLRAKKAQKSSLEEGEEEEDDTDANDDDIGDDDGNASDDGGDKDDDDGGDKDDVDDDDKDDANDDGSGDEDNDNADDDEAADFHS